The following coding sequences lie in one Kribbella sp. NBC_00709 genomic window:
- a CDS encoding MMPL family transporter — MTVDTPVRRPPGTTRPGLLHRVSGWAMSHAGLALLLWVVVLAAVTATSTVVGASYKNDNSLPGTDSQRVTDIFQAHQPKGDTASVQIVVRADGGLDADKTRVASMLAVVRELPHVASVADPFTAPGSMSTDRRTAYSTVSLDVAATDMPVDDVRTIIHRAQDFARSGFQVEVGGDLARNAADSSGGASEGAGLLAALVILVFLFGSLLAATLPLLTAVFAVGSTVGLLMLASHLFTVPEYTTPVMLLVGLGVGIDYALLIFSRYRHELLKGETDRATAAIVALDTAGRSVLFAGCTVVIALLGLLALGLGSLQGVALGVTLTVLMTMLAAVTLLPALLTLFGRRIERSVRKHAAKQRRTPGDGWRKLAGAVQRGPWVPLLLGVVALVALSLPALTMRLGFADAGTDDPAKTSRKAYDLLADGFGPGFNGPLVVVSEGDRTAAQVLGQTLAADPGIAAVTPPQLTPDGKIATVLAFPKSAPQDAATSDLVQRLRDDTLPKLESQTRATYLVGGSTAAADDFAAAVSKRLPIFVLVVVGLSALLLMAVFRSVLIPLKAAVLNLLSIGASLGVITLVFQQGWFGAQAGPIEAFVPVMIFAIVFGLSMDYEVFLVSRIHEEWRATKDARAAVREGLATTGSVITAAAAIMVVVFAAFLLSPDRMLKQFGLGLATAVLLDALLIRCIIVPAVLRLMGDRAWWLPRRLDRILPKIALEKD, encoded by the coding sequence ATGACCGTGGACACCCCCGTACGACGACCACCCGGCACGACTCGACCGGGTCTGCTGCACCGCGTCTCCGGCTGGGCCATGAGCCACGCCGGTCTGGCGCTCCTGTTGTGGGTGGTCGTTCTGGCCGCCGTCACCGCCACGTCGACGGTGGTCGGCGCCAGCTACAAGAACGACAACTCGCTCCCCGGCACGGACTCCCAGCGGGTGACGGACATCTTCCAGGCGCACCAGCCGAAGGGGGACACGGCATCGGTCCAGATCGTCGTGCGCGCCGACGGCGGGCTCGACGCGGACAAGACCAGGGTGGCCTCGATGCTCGCGGTCGTCCGCGAGCTTCCGCACGTCGCGTCGGTCGCCGACCCCTTCACTGCTCCGGGCAGTATGTCGACAGATCGACGTACGGCGTACTCGACCGTCAGCCTGGATGTGGCGGCCACGGACATGCCGGTGGACGACGTGCGGACGATCATTCATCGGGCGCAGGACTTCGCGCGGAGCGGCTTCCAGGTCGAGGTCGGTGGAGACCTGGCGCGGAACGCGGCGGACAGTTCGGGCGGCGCGTCCGAAGGCGCGGGTCTGCTGGCGGCGTTGGTGATCCTCGTGTTCCTCTTCGGATCGTTGCTCGCGGCAACACTTCCGTTGCTGACTGCGGTGTTCGCGGTGGGCAGCACTGTCGGGTTGCTGATGCTCGCGTCGCACCTGTTCACGGTGCCGGAGTACACGACGCCGGTGATGCTGCTGGTCGGTCTGGGCGTCGGCATCGACTATGCCCTGTTGATCTTCTCGCGCTATCGCCATGAGTTGCTCAAGGGCGAGACCGATCGGGCGACGGCGGCGATCGTTGCCTTGGACACCGCGGGCCGGTCGGTGCTGTTCGCCGGCTGCACCGTCGTGATCGCGTTGCTCGGTCTGCTGGCGCTCGGACTCGGCTCGCTGCAAGGCGTCGCGCTCGGCGTCACGTTGACCGTGCTGATGACGATGCTGGCCGCGGTGACACTGCTGCCCGCGCTGCTGACGTTGTTCGGGAGGCGGATCGAGCGGAGTGTGCGCAAGCATGCCGCCAAGCAGCGCCGTACCCCTGGCGACGGCTGGCGGAAGCTTGCGGGCGCCGTCCAGCGTGGGCCGTGGGTTCCGTTGCTGCTCGGGGTCGTCGCGTTGGTGGCGTTGTCGCTGCCGGCGTTGACCATGCGGCTCGGGTTCGCGGATGCGGGGACGGACGACCCGGCGAAGACGAGCCGGAAGGCGTACGACCTGCTGGCCGACGGCTTCGGACCCGGGTTCAACGGTCCGCTCGTCGTGGTGTCGGAGGGCGATCGGACCGCGGCCCAGGTGCTCGGGCAGACGTTGGCCGCCGATCCCGGCATCGCCGCGGTGACGCCGCCGCAGCTGACTCCGGACGGCAAGATCGCCACCGTACTGGCGTTTCCGAAGTCGGCGCCGCAGGACGCTGCGACGAGCGACCTCGTGCAACGACTGCGGGACGACACGCTGCCGAAGCTCGAGTCGCAGACCAGGGCGACGTACCTGGTCGGTGGATCGACGGCGGCGGCCGACGACTTCGCGGCGGCGGTGAGTAAGCGGCTGCCGATCTTCGTGCTCGTCGTGGTCGGGCTGTCGGCCTTGCTGCTGATGGCCGTGTTCCGGTCGGTGCTGATCCCGTTGAAGGCGGCCGTGCTGAACCTGCTCAGCATCGGCGCCTCGCTCGGCGTGATCACGCTGGTGTTCCAGCAGGGCTGGTTCGGTGCGCAGGCGGGGCCGATCGAGGCGTTCGTGCCGGTGATGATCTTCGCGATCGTGTTCGGGTTGTCGATGGATTACGAGGTGTTCCTGGTGTCGCGGATCCACGAGGAGTGGCGGGCGACCAAGGACGCCCGGGCCGCCGTCCGGGAAGGACTGGCGACCACGGGCAGCGTGATCACCGCGGCGGCCGCGATCATGGTCGTGGTGTTCGCAGCGTTCCTGCTCAGTCCCGACCGGATGCTGAAGCAGTTCGGCCTCGGCCTTGCGACCGCCGTACTCCTCGACGCCCTCCTGATCCGCTGCATCATCGTCCCGGCGGTACTGCGGCTGATGGGCGATCGTGCCTGGTGGCTACCCCGCCGGCTCGACCGCATCCTGCCGAAGATCGCCCTCGAGAAGGACTGA
- a CDS encoding protein kinase family protein translates to MSNQTVSPGALLAGRYRIAELLAEIDGARVWRAVDEVLSRAVVVDVLPVGDPRTNLLFDAARRAAAANDPRFLRVLDCDMHDGVTYCVREWAGGRSLERMLGTGPLTGQQAGWLAREVSEALENLHRTGYAHGAISPATVIITDAGAIKVVGVATEAALRSSGAGSPEEDVHSLGELLFASLTGRWPGPAPAWGLQPAPVEHGRLLSPRQVRAGVPRSLDDISDRLLGDPPRHHAPPITSAAGLSAALSGVVGSSHEPPNQMDETVQVARQNGSIDDATQVVPQAGPPALDPTPQPSYDSEPNGYRQPQPAYNTAAETRPVRRQTPPPSNGNGRRRHDEPKRKGSWGGRILILLAILALLSVIAMAQFLLKGAMNNDQDSGGSKSSAPPQTSTTPSVTSGPAKIVSAKDFDPEADGGNGEEHSEDVPNTYDGKASTTWQTQTYHNKPNLGGTKPGVGIVYNLGAKTSIASVAVALQGDDTSIQLMVPKGDTTKSPTSVSGWQAVDTKADQPEGTVTLTPQSPTESQYVLVYLTKLPKADGGFRGIISEVSIQK, encoded by the coding sequence GTGTCGAACCAGACCGTGAGTCCTGGTGCCCTGCTGGCTGGGCGGTACCGGATCGCCGAGTTGCTGGCAGAGATCGACGGTGCGCGGGTGTGGCGGGCCGTCGACGAGGTCCTCAGCCGTGCCGTCGTCGTCGACGTACTGCCGGTCGGTGACCCACGGACGAACCTGCTGTTCGACGCCGCGCGCCGGGCCGCCGCCGCGAACGACCCGCGCTTCCTGCGGGTGCTCGACTGCGACATGCACGACGGCGTCACGTACTGCGTGCGCGAGTGGGCCGGCGGGCGGTCGCTGGAGCGGATGCTCGGCACTGGACCGCTGACCGGGCAGCAGGCGGGCTGGCTGGCCCGCGAGGTGTCCGAAGCGCTGGAGAACCTGCACCGCACCGGCTACGCGCACGGAGCGATCAGCCCGGCGACCGTGATCATCACCGACGCCGGTGCGATCAAGGTCGTCGGTGTCGCGACGGAGGCGGCGCTGCGGTCGTCCGGAGCGGGTTCCCCCGAGGAGGACGTCCATTCACTCGGCGAACTGCTGTTCGCGTCGCTGACCGGCCGCTGGCCCGGTCCGGCGCCGGCCTGGGGCCTCCAGCCCGCTCCGGTCGAGCATGGTCGGCTGCTGAGCCCACGCCAGGTGCGAGCCGGCGTTCCGCGCTCGCTCGACGACATCAGCGACCGGCTGCTGGGCGACCCGCCACGGCACCACGCCCCACCGATCACCAGCGCCGCCGGCCTGTCCGCGGCGCTGTCCGGAGTCGTCGGAAGCTCGCACGAGCCGCCGAACCAGATGGACGAGACCGTCCAGGTCGCCCGGCAGAACGGGAGCATCGACGACGCCACGCAGGTGGTCCCGCAGGCCGGGCCGCCCGCGCTCGACCCGACGCCGCAACCGTCGTACGACTCCGAGCCGAACGGGTACCGCCAGCCGCAGCCGGCGTACAACACCGCGGCCGAGACGCGGCCGGTCCGCCGGCAGACTCCCCCGCCGTCGAACGGGAACGGCCGGCGCCGCCACGACGAGCCCAAGCGGAAGGGTTCCTGGGGCGGCCGGATCCTGATCCTGCTGGCCATCCTCGCGCTGCTGTCGGTGATCGCGATGGCGCAGTTCCTGCTCAAGGGCGCGATGAACAACGACCAGGACAGCGGCGGCAGCAAGTCGAGCGCCCCGCCGCAGACCAGCACCACGCCATCGGTGACCAGCGGGCCGGCCAAGATCGTCTCCGCCAAGGACTTCGACCCGGAGGCCGACGGCGGGAACGGCGAAGAGCACAGCGAAGACGTCCCGAACACGTACGACGGCAAGGCCAGCACGACCTGGCAGACGCAGACGTACCACAACAAGCCGAACCTGGGCGGCACGAAGCCCGGCGTGGGCATCGTCTACAACCTCGGCGCGAAGACCTCGATCGCGAGCGTGGCGGTCGCGCTGCAGGGTGACGACACGAGCATCCAGCTGATGGTCCCGAAGGGTGACACCACCAAGTCCCCGACCTCGGTCAGCGGCTGGCAGGCGGTGGACACCAAGGCGGACCAGCCGGAAGGTACGGTCACCTTGACTCCGCAGTCGCCGACCGAGTCGCAGTACGTTCTGGTGTACCTGACCAAGCTGCCTAAGGCCGACGGTGGTTTCCGGGGCATCATCTCGGAGGTCTCAATCCAGAAATGA
- a CDS encoding permease prefix domain 1-containing protein, translating to MPIDEYLAALSKELWGPRRRKADLLAEARDHLTDATEAFEADGLDRYDAEKHAVADFGELSDVVPGYRSELAISQSRRTAMMLLLALMVQPIVWQSGAWAWTSDQNDTGALNDLLQIVVRDIGGVVIAGAVLAVLGTGIGLRYPLVREHLSRVTALFTLAGSALIAAIGVTMTATSAHTPGLPAYGIVGTFVVLPLALVSVQAARCLRLARV from the coding sequence GTGCCCATCGACGAGTACCTGGCCGCCTTGAGCAAAGAGCTCTGGGGACCACGCCGGCGCAAGGCAGATCTGCTGGCCGAGGCCCGCGATCACCTGACCGACGCGACCGAGGCGTTCGAGGCCGACGGTCTCGACCGGTACGACGCGGAGAAGCACGCGGTGGCCGACTTCGGCGAACTGTCCGACGTGGTTCCGGGGTACCGCTCCGAGCTGGCGATCAGTCAGAGCCGCCGGACGGCGATGATGCTGTTGCTGGCGCTGATGGTCCAGCCGATCGTCTGGCAGAGCGGCGCCTGGGCCTGGACCAGCGACCAGAACGACACGGGCGCCCTGAACGACCTGCTTCAGATCGTGGTCCGGGACATCGGCGGAGTTGTGATCGCCGGCGCTGTGCTGGCTGTGCTCGGCACCGGCATCGGGCTGCGGTACCCGCTGGTCCGGGAGCACCTGAGCCGGGTCACCGCACTCTTCACCCTGGCCGGTTCCGCGTTGATCGCCGCGATCGGCGTCACCATGACCGCGACCAGCGCCCACACTCCTGGCCTGCCGGCCTACGGGATCGTCGGGACGTTCGTCGTCCTGCCGCTCGCGCTCGTCAGTGTCCAGGCCGCCCGCTGCCTACGCCTGGCCCGGGTGTAG
- the sigM gene encoding RNA polymerase sigma factor SigM: protein MTAHLDSGDQPPRPDVPRIGADDPVASAAHSGAPTSYDQLDDHELLRLHVAGNPDSFGFLVKRHRDRMWAVAIRTLGEPEEAADALQEAFISAFRRADSFRGDAKVTTWLHRIVVNACLDRIRRRQVRAADPLPEDEDRAAELAGPSQEDPAEVRERRLDVLHALKQINEDQRAALVLVDMEGYSIEEAAAILDCAPGTVKSRCARGRAKLLPLLRHWQTTRASDVPEKSAAEAVGTE from the coding sequence ATGACGGCTCACCTGGACTCGGGCGACCAGCCGCCCCGCCCGGACGTCCCGCGCATCGGCGCCGACGATCCGGTGGCATCGGCTGCCCACTCCGGTGCGCCGACGAGCTACGACCAGCTGGACGACCACGAGCTGCTCCGGCTGCACGTGGCCGGCAACCCGGACTCGTTCGGGTTCCTGGTGAAGCGGCACCGGGACCGGATGTGGGCGGTCGCGATCCGGACCCTCGGTGAGCCCGAGGAGGCGGCCGACGCGCTACAGGAGGCGTTCATCTCGGCGTTCCGGCGGGCCGACTCGTTCCGCGGGGACGCGAAGGTGACCACCTGGCTGCACCGGATCGTGGTGAACGCCTGCCTGGACCGGATCCGCCGCCGCCAGGTGCGCGCCGCCGACCCGCTGCCCGAGGACGAGGACCGCGCTGCCGAACTGGCCGGCCCCAGCCAGGAGGACCCGGCCGAAGTCCGGGAGCGACGGCTCGACGTGCTCCACGCGCTCAAGCAGATCAACGAGGACCAGCGCGCTGCGCTGGTCCTGGTCGACATGGAGGGCTACTCGATCGAGGAAGCAGCCGCGATCCTCGACTGCGCCCCGGGCACGGTGAAGTCCCGCTGCGCCCGCGGCCGCGCCAAGCTGCTCCCGCTGCTGCGGCACTGGCAGACGACCCGCGCGTCCGACGTACCGGAGAAATCCGCCGCGGAAGCGGTGGGAACCGAATGA
- the trxA gene encoding thioredoxin — protein MNAVTDAEFDQTVLKSDKPVLVDFWAEWCGPCRQVSPILEELAQDHSDKITFLKMNVDENPVTPSNYKVTGIPTINVYVNGELAKSIVGAKPKAALLKELSDFTA, from the coding sequence ATGAACGCCGTCACCGACGCCGAGTTCGACCAGACCGTGCTGAAGAGCGACAAGCCGGTGCTGGTGGACTTCTGGGCCGAGTGGTGTGGCCCGTGCCGCCAGGTTTCCCCGATCCTGGAGGAGCTGGCGCAGGACCACAGCGACAAGATCACGTTCCTGAAGATGAACGTGGACGAGAACCCGGTCACCCCGAGCAACTACAAGGTCACCGGTATCCCTACCATCAACGTCTACGTGAATGGTGAACTGGCCAAGTCGATCGTCGGCGCGAAGCCGAAGGCGGCGCTCCTGAAGGAGCTGTCAGACTTCACCGCCTGA
- the trxB gene encoding thioredoxin-disulfide reductase has product MSDSTVRNVIVVGSGPAGYTAAVYAARAALEPLVFEGSVTAGGALMNTTEVENFPGFSQGIMGPALMDEMRTQAERFGAELVPDDITKVDLTGDIKVVTDSAGTKHRAKAVILAMGSGYRKLGLSDEDRMSGHGVSWCATCDGFFFRDHEIAVVGGGDSAVEEATFLTKFAKKVHLVHRRGELRASKIMADRAFANDKIEFQWNSAVDTIHGEDKLTHLTLKDTVTGETRELPATGLFIAIGHDPRSELVKGQVDLDDEGYVLVKPDSTETNLRGVFAAGDLVDHTYRQAITAAGTGCAAALDAERYLAALEDAEHAAAATTEPVSV; this is encoded by the coding sequence ATGAGCGACTCCACAGTCCGCAACGTCATCGTCGTCGGCTCCGGCCCGGCCGGCTACACGGCTGCCGTGTACGCCGCTCGCGCGGCGCTGGAGCCCTTGGTTTTCGAAGGCTCCGTGACCGCCGGTGGCGCGCTGATGAACACCACCGAGGTGGAGAACTTCCCCGGCTTCTCGCAGGGCATCATGGGCCCGGCCCTGATGGACGAGATGCGCACCCAGGCGGAGCGCTTCGGTGCCGAGCTGGTCCCGGACGACATCACCAAGGTCGACCTGACCGGCGACATCAAGGTGGTCACCGACTCCGCGGGCACCAAGCACCGGGCCAAGGCCGTGATCCTGGCCATGGGTTCGGGGTACCGCAAGCTGGGGCTGTCCGACGAGGACCGGATGTCCGGGCACGGTGTGTCCTGGTGTGCGACCTGTGACGGCTTCTTCTTCCGCGACCACGAGATCGCGGTCGTCGGCGGTGGCGACTCCGCCGTCGAGGAGGCCACCTTCCTGACCAAGTTCGCCAAGAAGGTGCACCTGGTGCACCGCCGCGGCGAGCTGCGCGCCTCGAAGATCATGGCCGACCGTGCGTTCGCGAACGACAAGATCGAGTTCCAGTGGAACTCGGCCGTCGACACGATCCACGGCGAGGACAAGCTGACCCACCTGACGCTGAAGGACACCGTCACCGGCGAGACCCGCGAGCTCCCGGCCACCGGCCTGTTCATCGCGATCGGGCACGACCCGCGCTCGGAGCTGGTGAAGGGCCAGGTCGACCTGGACGACGAGGGCTACGTGCTGGTCAAGCCGGACAGCACCGAGACCAACCTGCGCGGCGTCTTCGCCGCCGGCGACCTGGTGGACCACACCTACCGGCAGGCGATCACCGCGGCCGGCACCGGCTGTGCGGCCGCTCTGGACGCCGAGCGCTACCTGGCCGCTCTGGAGGACGCGGAGCACGCAGCCGCGGCTACCACAGAGCCTGTCTCTGTCTGA
- a CDS encoding DUF2784 domain-containing protein, whose translation MIWRVLADVVMVVHAALLLFFAVGAFLAWRWPGLIWLHLGIVVWNLVIVLVDFGCPVTATEKFFRRQGGESVYAGGYIHHYLDGHLWPEGATPWAERIGFALVLIGYAGFFVVRHRRRTKVRGESVGPRT comes from the coding sequence ATGATCTGGCGCGTGCTCGCCGACGTGGTCATGGTCGTGCACGCCGCCTTGCTGCTGTTCTTCGCGGTCGGTGCGTTCCTCGCCTGGCGCTGGCCCGGGCTGATCTGGCTCCACCTTGGCATCGTGGTGTGGAACCTCGTCATCGTGCTGGTCGACTTCGGCTGCCCGGTGACGGCCACCGAGAAGTTCTTCCGCCGGCAGGGCGGCGAGAGCGTCTACGCGGGCGGGTACATCCACCACTACCTCGACGGACACCTCTGGCCGGAGGGCGCGACGCCCTGGGCCGAGCGGATCGGGTTCGCGCTGGTGCTGATCGGGTACGCCGGGTTCTTCGTCGTACGGCACCGGCGGAGGACCAAGGTCAGGGGCGAGTCAGTGGGACCCCGGACGTGA
- a CDS encoding VOC family protein, with translation MAHPVVHAEIRSADPDKTREFFAELFGWKVASEGAFPGYTFIDTGTPEGTYVAISPRQSAEDEVLFFVAVEDVAATLARAEELGGRIVQQAQQVPGTSFGVFTDAQGHKVGVAANG, from the coding sequence ATGGCACATCCAGTCGTCCATGCCGAGATCCGATCGGCGGACCCCGACAAGACCCGGGAGTTCTTCGCGGAACTGTTCGGGTGGAAGGTCGCGTCCGAGGGCGCGTTCCCCGGTTACACGTTCATCGACACCGGCACGCCGGAGGGCACGTACGTCGCGATCAGTCCGCGGCAGAGCGCCGAGGACGAGGTGCTGTTCTTCGTCGCGGTCGAGGACGTCGCGGCCACGCTCGCCCGCGCCGAGGAGCTGGGCGGACGGATCGTCCAGCAGGCCCAGCAGGTCCCCGGCACGAGCTTCGGCGTGTTCACCGACGCACAAGGTCACAAGGTCGGCGTGGCCGCCAACGGCTGA
- the murJ gene encoding murein biosynthesis integral membrane protein MurJ, with amino-acid sequence MADRTLRSAGVMAAGTVLSRLLGFVRIALLAAAIGTALRGDIFTAANTIPNSLYILLAGGVFNTVLVPQLVRAIKNHDDGGQDFTNRILTFGFVVLAVVTVGCVLLAPAIAELYLPKELHDPSRVTEKANMVMFVRLCLPQIFFYGAFVLVGQVLNARRRFGPMMWAPIANNIVACASIVIFLFIYRVGDTPPTYSHGEELLLGLGHTIGIAVQLLVLLPYLKASGHRYRPKLGLRGTGLGHTARLGTWTVLFVAVNQVTLVVVTQLAIAGSASDDPGAKAGLFAYSTAMLIILVPHGIVTVSLATAALPQMSALAADGDTAAVAQMSSRSIRQTLAIVVPAAAAMIAFAYPIVTIIAGYGSGRNNLTLMSYTLMTLALGIVPFTVQYFQLRTFYAFEDTRTPFFLQCVIAATNIAAAIIGVRVLLDAQHLRFSGVILGAAYALAYLVAVLISRPVLRRRVPRVPGAGIGLPLLAMVIAAVAGAGAARVVVWVVSLAVDWSGPLGAILELLIAALVMLPVYAAVSRVLRIHEVNDVVSMVTSKLPVRR; translated from the coding sequence ATGGCTGACCGCACCCTGCGATCCGCGGGGGTGATGGCAGCCGGAACGGTGCTGTCCCGCCTGCTCGGATTCGTCCGGATCGCCCTGCTCGCCGCCGCCATCGGCACCGCGCTGCGCGGCGACATCTTCACCGCCGCGAACACGATCCCGAACAGCCTGTACATCCTGCTGGCCGGCGGGGTGTTCAACACCGTCCTGGTCCCCCAGTTGGTGCGCGCGATCAAGAACCACGACGACGGCGGTCAGGACTTCACCAACCGGATCCTCACCTTCGGCTTCGTCGTCCTCGCCGTCGTCACGGTGGGGTGTGTGCTGCTGGCGCCGGCGATCGCCGAGCTGTACCTGCCGAAGGAGCTCCACGATCCGTCCCGGGTGACCGAGAAGGCGAACATGGTGATGTTCGTCCGGCTCTGCTTGCCGCAGATCTTCTTCTACGGCGCGTTCGTGCTGGTCGGCCAGGTGCTGAACGCGCGCCGCCGGTTCGGTCCGATGATGTGGGCGCCGATCGCGAACAACATCGTCGCCTGCGCGTCGATCGTGATCTTCCTGTTCATCTACCGGGTCGGCGACACCCCGCCGACGTACAGCCACGGCGAGGAGCTCCTGCTCGGGCTCGGGCACACCATCGGCATCGCCGTACAGCTGCTGGTGCTGCTGCCGTACCTGAAGGCGAGCGGGCACCGGTACCGGCCGAAGCTCGGTCTCCGCGGTACCGGTCTGGGGCACACTGCCCGATTGGGCACCTGGACCGTTCTTTTCGTCGCCGTGAACCAGGTGACGCTGGTCGTGGTCACCCAGCTCGCCATCGCCGGTAGCGCGTCGGACGACCCGGGCGCGAAGGCCGGCCTGTTCGCGTACAGCACGGCGATGCTGATCATCCTGGTGCCGCACGGCATCGTCACGGTCTCGCTCGCCACCGCCGCGCTGCCGCAGATGTCGGCGCTGGCGGCCGACGGTGACACCGCCGCGGTTGCCCAGATGTCGTCCCGGTCGATCCGGCAGACGCTGGCGATCGTCGTACCGGCGGCGGCCGCGATGATCGCGTTCGCGTACCCGATCGTCACGATCATCGCCGGCTACGGCTCGGGCAGGAACAACCTGACGCTGATGTCGTACACGCTGATGACGCTCGCGCTCGGCATCGTGCCGTTCACCGTGCAGTACTTCCAGCTGCGCACGTTCTACGCCTTCGAGGACACCCGGACGCCGTTCTTCCTGCAGTGCGTGATCGCGGCAACCAACATCGCGGCGGCCATCATCGGGGTGCGGGTGCTGCTCGACGCCCAGCACCTGCGGTTCAGCGGCGTGATCCTCGGCGCGGCGTACGCGCTGGCCTACCTGGTCGCCGTACTGATCTCCCGGCCGGTGCTGCGGCGGAGGGTGCCGCGGGTGCCGGGCGCCGGGATCGGGCTCCCGCTGCTGGCGATGGTGATCGCCGCGGTCGCCGGGGCCGGCGCGGCCCGGGTCGTGGTCTGGGTCGTGAGCCTGGCGGTCGACTGGTCCGGACCCCTCGGCGCGATCCTCGAGCTGCTGATCGCGGCGCTCGTGATGCTGCCGGTGTACGCCGCAGTGTCCCGGGTACTCCGTATCCACGAAGTGAACGACGTGGTGTCCATGGTCACATCGAAGTTGCCGGTACGCCGCTGA
- a CDS encoding N-acetylmuramoyl-L-alanine amidase — protein MAVSPSGPHGVYRIGDSGEAVAEIVGKLQRLGLLAGGHDVYDEATAHAVRGFQQQRGLMIDGVVGPQTYRAIDDARWRLGDRLLTFVPSHPLSGDDVLALQAKLQELGFAVARIDGIFGADTQRAVTDFQRNMGLPGDGTCGPSTFKALQRIRPMATGGRPDALRAREAVRAAGPRLSGKTVVIDPGHGGFDYGWEGYGLRESDIAYDLAARIEGRLGATGVRAYLSRGRDQGPDELARAAFANETDANLCVSLHTDGSMNPEAQGVATYFYGNDLHGATSSVGEQFAGLVQREIVARTDLLNCRTHAKTWDLLRRTKMPAVRLEIGYVTNPHDSARLADPAFRDVIAEAIVVAIQRVYLPPEQDAATGMLRFGQLTV, from the coding sequence ATGGCAGTGTCACCGTCTGGCCCGCACGGCGTGTACCGCATCGGCGACAGCGGTGAGGCGGTCGCCGAGATCGTCGGCAAGCTGCAGCGGCTCGGGCTGCTGGCCGGCGGTCACGACGTCTACGACGAAGCGACCGCGCACGCTGTCCGCGGGTTCCAGCAGCAGCGCGGGCTGATGATCGACGGGGTCGTCGGCCCGCAGACCTACCGGGCGATCGACGACGCGCGTTGGCGGCTGGGCGACCGGCTGCTGACGTTCGTCCCGTCGCACCCGCTGTCCGGCGACGACGTGCTCGCTCTGCAGGCGAAACTGCAGGAGCTCGGGTTCGCCGTCGCCCGGATCGACGGGATCTTCGGGGCGGACACCCAGCGCGCGGTGACCGACTTCCAGCGGAACATGGGGCTCCCCGGTGATGGGACCTGTGGACCGTCGACGTTCAAGGCGCTGCAACGGATCCGCCCGATGGCGACCGGGGGCCGGCCGGACGCGCTGCGCGCCCGGGAGGCCGTGCGCGCCGCCGGACCGCGGTTGTCCGGCAAGACGGTGGTGATCGACCCGGGCCACGGTGGATTCGACTACGGCTGGGAGGGCTACGGCCTGCGCGAGTCCGACATCGCGTACGACCTGGCCGCCCGGATCGAGGGCCGCCTCGGCGCCACCGGCGTACGGGCGTATCTGTCCCGGGGCCGCGATCAGGGGCCGGACGAGCTGGCGCGGGCCGCGTTCGCGAACGAGACCGACGCGAACCTGTGCGTCTCCCTGCACACCGACGGTTCGATGAACCCGGAGGCGCAGGGCGTTGCGACGTACTTCTACGGCAACGACCTGCACGGCGCCACGTCGAGTGTCGGCGAGCAGTTCGCCGGCCTGGTGCAGCGCGAGATCGTCGCCCGGACCGATCTGCTGAACTGCCGCACCCACGCGAAGACCTGGGACCTGCTGCGCCGGACCAAGATGCCCGCGGTGCGGCTCGAGATCGGCTACGTCACCAATCCGCACGACTCCGCCCGGCTGGCCGACCCGGCCTTCCGGGACGTGATCGCGGAGGCGATCGTGGTCGCCATCCAGCGCGTGTACCTGCCGCCGGAGCAGGATGCCGCGACCGGAATGCTCCGGTTCGGCCAACTGACCGTCTGA
- a CDS encoding PadR family transcriptional regulator translates to MKADALRGHLDPMILAVVEHEPLHGYAIMEALLERSGGELDLPTGTLYPALRRLERAGYLASEWSTVGGRKRRTYQLTSAGTKMLASGKEEWLTFRAVVEGVLHPGQA, encoded by the coding sequence ATGAAGGCGGATGCGCTGCGTGGGCACCTCGACCCGATGATCCTGGCGGTCGTCGAGCACGAGCCGCTGCACGGTTACGCGATCATGGAGGCGCTGCTCGAGCGCAGCGGCGGCGAGCTCGATCTGCCGACCGGCACGCTGTATCCGGCGCTGCGGCGGCTGGAGCGGGCCGGTTACCTGGCCAGCGAGTGGAGCACGGTCGGCGGGCGGAAGCGCCGGACGTACCAGCTCACCAGCGCCGGCACGAAGATGCTTGCCTCCGGCAAAGAGGAGTGGCTGACCTTCCGGGCCGTGGTCGAGGGAGTACTACACCCGGGCCAGGCGTAG